From the genome of Sphingobacterium kitahiroshimense, one region includes:
- a CDS encoding DUF1080 domain-containing protein gives MNKMIKYGYLTATASLLMLACNAGNTKHDQGQHTVLDSSVQEGFVAMLDSNTLKGWEGDSSYWRMESGILIGEIKADAEPLKNNTFLIWKGGEPGDFVLKSQFRISADGNSGINYRSERFTELPYALKGYQADIDGQHHYTGQNYEERNRTTLAYRGQQTEIPNPTAGESGASKGNAWSTLIVRDTLATAKELADAVKVGDWNEIEIVAKGNKLSHYINGKLISEVVDNDELHRKQKGLIGVQVHVGPPMKIEYKDMKIKMLD, from the coding sequence ATGAACAAGATGATAAAATATGGATATCTGACTGCTACAGCTTCGCTTTTGATGCTGGCCTGCAATGCCGGAAATACGAAACATGATCAGGGGCAGCATACCGTTCTTGATAGTTCAGTACAAGAAGGGTTTGTCGCAATGCTTGATTCTAATACATTGAAAGGATGGGAGGGAGACAGTAGCTATTGGCGTATGGAGAGTGGTATATTGATTGGTGAAATTAAAGCTGATGCAGAACCTTTAAAGAATAATACTTTTTTAATCTGGAAAGGTGGTGAACCGGGGGATTTTGTACTAAAATCCCAATTCCGAATTTCTGCTGATGGCAATAGTGGTATCAATTATCGTAGTGAACGTTTTACGGAATTACCCTATGCACTGAAGGGGTATCAGGCTGATATTGATGGCCAACATCATTATACAGGTCAGAATTATGAGGAACGTAATCGTACTACGCTAGCTTATCGTGGACAGCAAACAGAGATACCGAATCCAACTGCAGGTGAATCTGGCGCTTCGAAAGGAAATGCCTGGAGTACCCTGATCGTGCGAGATACTTTGGCGACTGCTAAAGAATTGGCGGATGCGGTTAAAGTGGGCGATTGGAATGAAATTGAAATTGTTGCAAAGGGCAATAAGTTATCCCATTATATCAATGGAAAATTGATTTCTGAAGTTGTTGATAATGATGAGTTGCATCGGAAGCAAAAAGGGTTGATCGGTGTACAGGTTCATGTGGGACCACCGATGAAAATCGAATATAAAGATATGAAAATTAAAATGTTGGACTAA
- a CDS encoding sensor histidine kinase, producing MANTLSVYVKNILYRLSNVGVDPEMSYVESQYTKLINILNWIGMCCMLSYAIVNFGNERYFLSFLNLLNVCDATTVLILNKYRKYLSARLVMVISRLIIYTVAGLYFHNGGEYFLVALLITTSLMIDNKWIRFSLCFLIFIACGAVILFPQPPLLGSPVPPEQAYANMIVGILLIVGVVSFFKSIQGTYQQEIEKQRQALFSLNKDKEKMFSILAHDIRSPMVTLENLLQMFHEDLLTHNERIETIGLLKDQVSQLGSVMDNLLRWSVRGMQGIQTIKVTFLLRPLVLELFHFFDFLVRQKQLTVDINIPESMSLFADYDQTAVILRNLLSNAIKFSEVCGRVKVFADVKGNMIDIFIKDEGMGMDDRRINMLFTSSQLSTKGTIGERGFGLGLILCAEFIRLNEGTIRVESKLNKGSVFAVSLPKNS from the coding sequence ATGGCCAATACGTTATCTGTATATGTAAAGAATATCCTATATCGGCTTAGTAATGTAGGGGTTGACCCTGAAATGTCTTATGTTGAATCTCAGTATACTAAGCTGATCAATATCTTAAATTGGATAGGAATGTGCTGTATGCTTAGTTATGCTATTGTTAATTTCGGTAATGAACGTTATTTTCTTTCTTTTCTAAATTTATTGAATGTTTGCGATGCGACAACAGTGCTTATATTAAATAAGTATCGAAAGTATCTGAGTGCACGACTAGTAATGGTGATCTCAAGATTAATTATCTATACTGTGGCTGGATTGTATTTTCATAACGGTGGCGAATACTTTCTGGTGGCATTGCTGATCACGACCAGCTTGATGATTGATAACAAATGGATCAGGTTTTCTTTATGTTTTTTAATTTTTATAGCATGTGGGGCCGTGATTTTATTTCCTCAACCACCTTTACTGGGATCTCCCGTTCCTCCAGAACAGGCTTATGCTAATATGATTGTAGGGATTCTATTGATAGTCGGTGTGGTGAGTTTCTTTAAAAGTATCCAGGGTACCTATCAGCAAGAAATTGAAAAACAGCGTCAAGCCTTATTTTCTTTAAATAAGGATAAAGAAAAGATGTTTTCAATTTTGGCACATGATATTCGCAGTCCTATGGTAACACTTGAAAATTTACTGCAGATGTTTCATGAGGATTTGCTGACGCATAATGAAAGAATCGAAACTATCGGTCTTTTGAAAGATCAAGTCTCCCAATTGGGCTCGGTTATGGACAATTTATTACGATGGAGTGTGCGGGGGATGCAGGGAATTCAAACTATAAAAGTTACTTTTTTACTTCGGCCTTTAGTGCTGGAATTATTCCATTTTTTTGATTTCCTTGTACGACAAAAACAACTTACGGTTGATATAAATATTCCTGAGTCCATGAGTCTTTTTGCTGATTATGATCAGACGGCTGTTATCTTAAGAAACTTATTGAGCAATGCGATCAAATTTAGTGAGGTTTGCGGACGTGTAAAGGTTTTTGCCGATGTTAAAGGCAACATGATTGATATTTTTATTAAAGATGAGGGAATGGGAATGGATGACCGCCGAATAAATATGTTGTTTACCTCCTCTCAGTTATCTACAAAAGGGACGATAGGAGAAAGGGGGTTTGGTCTTGGGTTAATTCTTTGTGCTGAATTTATCCGATTGAATGAAGGAACTATTCGGGTAGAAAGTAAGTTAAATAAAGGTTCAGTATTTGCCGTTTCATTACCTAAAAATAGTTAG